A genomic region of Chlorobaculum parvum NCIB 8327 contains the following coding sequences:
- a CDS encoding response regulator, whose protein sequence is MRVLIVENEFAELKNVFEAASLYYFESKLQYDVCGLSQHLKDYIGVTYYDYIFVDIDLSVNSAKDGYGVIFDLIYDYGVSSGNIIVMTGHNKIHEELKIKGLPALQILSKPIDMDEVYYALNGGNEL, encoded by the coding sequence ATGAGAGTACTAATCGTTGAGAACGAATTTGCAGAGTTAAAAAATGTATTTGAGGCGGCAAGTTTATATTACTTTGAATCAAAACTACAATACGATGTTTGCGGCCTGTCGCAGCACCTGAAAGATTATATCGGCGTCACTTATTATGACTATATATTTGTCGATATAGATTTATCTGTAAATAGTGCAAAAGATGGCTATGGGGTTATTTTTGACCTTATTTATGACTATGGTGTTTCTTCAGGCAATATCATAGTTATGACAGGTCATAATAAGATACATGAAGAATTAAAGATCAAGGGACTTCCTGCGCTACAGATTTTATCAAAACCAATTGATATGGATGAGGTTTATTATGCATTGAATGGGGGAAATGAGCTATAA
- the rnc gene encoding ribonuclease III: MGNLWQKLTSLPLLRSEASNEPYGGTTDANSPDLAAATLSHLEHLTGRPCSRRQIYRIALTHRSLLHDHQGESERPESNQRLEFLGDAVLDLLISEHLFRLYPESDEGHLSSNRAKIVNRKALAAFARELKLGEHLIIGESANLQKIRTSDSALADAFEALVGAIYLDQGLDGAKRFIMNHVITMVDLNRIVEAEFNYKSRLIEFSQSHQLPQPVYTVVAEEGAEHEKTFVIEVSCNDIPLGKGTAPRKKDAEQLAAREAMKRLENENPFHQATES, encoded by the coding sequence ATGGGGAACCTGTGGCAAAAGTTAACGTCACTGCCGCTCCTTCGTTCAGAGGCGTCCAATGAACCCTATGGGGGCACAACGGACGCCAACAGCCCTGACCTCGCTGCCGCAACCCTCAGCCATCTGGAGCACCTCACCGGACGCCCCTGCAGCCGTCGCCAGATCTACCGTATCGCTCTTACTCACCGTTCCTTACTGCACGACCATCAAGGCGAAAGCGAGCGCCCCGAATCAAACCAGCGGCTTGAATTCCTCGGCGACGCCGTGCTCGACCTGCTGATTTCCGAACACCTGTTCAGGCTTTACCCCGAAAGCGACGAGGGGCACCTCTCCAGCAACCGCGCTAAAATTGTTAACCGCAAGGCACTGGCCGCCTTTGCACGCGAGCTCAAACTCGGCGAGCATCTCATTATCGGCGAATCAGCCAACCTGCAGAAAATCCGCACCAGCGACTCGGCGCTTGCCGATGCCTTCGAGGCGCTTGTCGGAGCGATCTATCTCGACCAGGGGCTCGACGGAGCGAAGCGCTTCATCATGAACCACGTCATCACCATGGTCGATCTGAACCGGATCGTCGAAGCGGAATTCAACTACAAAAGCCGACTGATCGAGTTCAGCCAGTCTCACCAGCTCCCGCAACCGGTCTATACCGTGGTTGCCGAAGAGGGCGCGGAGCACGAAAAGACCTTCGTCATCGAAGTCTCCTGCAACGACATACCGCTCGGCAAGGGCACCGCACCACGAAAAAAGGATGCTGAACAGCTCGCCGCCAGAGAAGCTATGAAGAGGCTGGAAAACGAGAATCCGTTCCATCAGGCTACAGAGTCATGA
- the fabF gene encoding beta-ketoacyl-ACP synthase II, with translation MGLELKRIVVTGIGVLSPVGHSAADFWNALMAGKSGAAPITYFDATDFATQFACELKDFNVEDFIDRKSASRMDPYCQYGVISAEQALKDSGLDLPSIDPTRIGVVHGSGTGGMTIYDQQFRQYLERGPRRVSPFFIPMLISDIAAGQISMRNTLMGPNYATASACATSLHAIMDAVMILQMGMADYMVCGGSEAAITPMSVAGFNSAKALSTRNDDPTTASRPYDADRDGFVMGEGAGSLVIETYESAVKRGAKIYAEIAGMGASADAYHLTAPHPEGLGALSAMKTALNMAGITPDKIDYINTHGTATPLGDLAEIKAVKKLFGDHAYKLSISSTKSMTGHLLGAAGVVESIACILALQNQTVPPTINIDNLDPEIDVDVTPNTPKERQIEYALNNGFGFGGHNGCLIFRKAPAA, from the coding sequence ATGGGTCTGGAACTCAAACGAATCGTCGTTACCGGAATTGGAGTGTTGTCGCCTGTCGGCCATTCGGCAGCGGACTTCTGGAACGCCCTCATGGCGGGCAAAAGCGGCGCTGCACCGATCACCTATTTCGACGCGACCGATTTTGCCACTCAGTTCGCCTGCGAGCTGAAAGATTTCAATGTCGAAGATTTCATCGACAGGAAATCAGCCTCTCGCATGGATCCATACTGCCAGTACGGTGTCATCTCCGCCGAACAGGCCCTCAAGGACTCCGGGCTTGACCTGCCATCGATCGATCCAACCCGTATCGGCGTGGTACACGGTTCGGGCACAGGCGGCATGACTATTTACGATCAGCAGTTCAGGCAATACCTGGAAAGAGGCCCCCGAAGGGTAAGCCCCTTCTTCATCCCGATGCTGATCTCCGATATCGCTGCAGGACAGATTTCCATGAGAAATACCCTCATGGGCCCCAACTACGCAACCGCCTCGGCCTGTGCGACCTCCCTGCACGCCATCATGGACGCGGTGATGATTCTGCAGATGGGCATGGCCGACTACATGGTATGCGGCGGCTCCGAAGCAGCGATCACACCGATGAGCGTAGCGGGTTTCAACTCGGCCAAGGCACTCTCGACCCGAAACGACGATCCGACAACAGCTTCACGTCCCTACGATGCTGATCGCGACGGCTTCGTAATGGGTGAAGGCGCCGGCTCGCTGGTGATCGAAACTTACGAATCGGCCGTCAAGCGCGGCGCGAAAATCTATGCTGAAATCGCCGGCATGGGCGCATCCGCCGATGCGTATCACCTGACCGCTCCTCACCCGGAAGGCCTTGGAGCACTCAGCGCGATGAAGACAGCCCTGAACATGGCTGGTATCACGCCGGACAAAATCGACTACATCAACACGCACGGCACAGCCACTCCGCTGGGCGACCTTGCTGAAATCAAGGCTGTCAAGAAGCTGTTCGGCGATCACGCCTACAAGCTCAGCATCAGCTCGACCAAGTCGATGACCGGTCACCTGCTTGGCGCGGCTGGCGTCGTTGAATCGATCGCCTGCATCCTGGCCCTGCAGAACCAGACCGTGCCTCCGACCATCAACATCGACAATCTCGATCCGGAGATCGATGTGGACGTGACCCCGAACACGCCGAAAGAGCGGCAGATCGAGTACGCGCTCAACAACGGCTTCGGCTTTGGCGGGCACAACGGCTGCCTGATCTTCAGGAAAGCCCCGGCGGCCTGA
- the acpP gene encoding acyl carrier protein codes for MSAAEIKDKVYDIIVSKMGVNKDQITPESKFADDLGADSLDTVELIMELENEFGVQIPDEDAEKIGTVQQAIDYIVNKK; via the coding sequence ATGAGCGCAGCCGAAATCAAAGATAAAGTGTACGACATCATCGTCAGCAAAATGGGTGTCAACAAAGATCAGATCACCCCTGAGTCCAAGTTTGCCGATGATCTCGGTGCAGACTCGCTCGATACCGTTGAGCTGATCATGGAACTCGAGAACGAGTTCGGCGTGCAGATTCCTGACGAAGATGCCGAGAAGATCGGTACCGTTCAGCAGGCGATTGACTACATCGTCAACAAGAAGTAA
- the fabG gene encoding 3-oxoacyl-[acyl-carrier-protein] reductase — MFEGKTAIITGAARGIGQAIALDLAAKGADIVIGDVKAEWLSETEEALKQLGAKVTCKELDVTSAEACQNVFNDVAKENGRIDILVNNAGITRDGLLMRMSEEDWDAVLTVNLKGTFNCTKAATRTMMKQRSGSIINIASIIGLMGNAGQANYAASKGGVIAFTKSVAKELASRNVRANAIAPGFISSKMTDALSEEVQQQMLAAIPLGVFGSPQNVADAVTFLASDQSAYITGQVLSVNGGMYM, encoded by the coding sequence ATGTTTGAAGGAAAAACGGCGATCATCACCGGCGCAGCCCGCGGAATCGGTCAGGCGATCGCCCTCGACCTGGCTGCCAAAGGCGCCGACATCGTGATCGGTGACGTCAAGGCCGAATGGCTGAGCGAAACCGAAGAGGCGCTCAAGCAGCTTGGCGCGAAGGTCACCTGCAAGGAGCTCGACGTCACCAGCGCCGAAGCCTGCCAGAACGTCTTCAACGACGTTGCCAAGGAGAACGGCCGTATCGACATTCTCGTCAACAACGCCGGCATCACCCGCGACGGCCTTCTGATGCGCATGAGCGAAGAGGACTGGGACGCCGTGCTGACAGTCAACCTCAAGGGTACCTTCAACTGCACCAAAGCCGCCACGCGCACCATGATGAAGCAGCGTTCCGGCTCGATCATCAACATCGCCTCGATCATCGGCCTGATGGGCAACGCCGGACAGGCAAACTACGCGGCCTCGAAAGGCGGCGTGATCGCCTTCACCAAATCGGTCGCCAAAGAGCTCGCCTCGCGCAATGTCCGCGCCAATGCCATCGCCCCTGGCTTCATCTCCTCAAAGATGACCGACGCACTCTCCGAAGAGGTGCAGCAGCAGATGCTCGCAGCCATTCCGCTGGGCGTGTTCGGCTCGCCACAGAACGTCGCCGATGCCGTGACCTTCCTCGCCAGTGACCAGTCTGCCTACATCACCGGGCAGGTGCTGAGCGTGAACGGTGGCATGTACATGTAA
- the fabD gene encoding ACP S-malonyltransferase codes for MKAFVFPGQGSQYCGMGRDLYERFPEVKALMDKADEILGFSITNIMFNGSEEELKQTRYTQLAIFLHSYAAATLLGREGVEMAAGHSLGEYTALCFAGALDFEDAVRLVAKRGELMQNAGQQNPGTMAAIIGMADEALDGLLQEAGSAGIVQAANFNSPGQIVISGDVDAVRKAVELAPSKGARMAKELVVSGAFHSPLMKPAEKELAETLDTIAIRDAEIPVCMNVVAKPVTAAAEIRANLISQLTSSVLWSQSVQAMVDAGVTEFVEVGPQKVLQGLIKRISKAASIAGVDTADQVDAARN; via the coding sequence ATGAAAGCATTTGTTTTTCCCGGACAGGGCTCGCAGTACTGCGGCATGGGGCGCGATCTTTACGAACGCTTCCCCGAAGTCAAGGCGCTGATGGACAAGGCCGACGAGATTCTCGGCTTTTCGATCACCAATATCATGTTCAACGGCAGCGAAGAGGAGCTGAAGCAGACACGCTACACCCAGCTCGCCATTTTCCTGCACAGCTATGCGGCGGCAACGCTGCTGGGCCGCGAAGGCGTGGAGATGGCGGCGGGGCACAGCCTCGGTGAATACACCGCACTCTGCTTTGCCGGAGCGCTCGATTTCGAGGATGCCGTCAGGCTCGTTGCCAAGCGCGGCGAACTGATGCAGAACGCCGGGCAGCAGAATCCCGGTACGATGGCCGCCATCATCGGTATGGCCGACGAGGCACTCGACGGACTTCTGCAGGAAGCTGGATCGGCAGGTATCGTGCAGGCGGCGAACTTCAACTCGCCCGGCCAGATCGTCATTTCCGGTGACGTCGATGCGGTCAGAAAAGCGGTCGAACTCGCTCCGTCGAAAGGCGCGCGCATGGCCAAGGAGCTGGTTGTCTCGGGCGCGTTCCACTCACCGTTGATGAAGCCTGCCGAAAAGGAGCTTGCCGAAACGCTCGATACCATCGCAATCCGCGACGCTGAAATTCCGGTCTGCATGAACGTGGTGGCCAAGCCGGTCACAGCGGCGGCGGAGATTCGCGCGAACCTCATCAGCCAGCTCACCAGCTCGGTGCTCTGGAGCCAGTCGGTGCAGGCGATGGTCGATGCCGGCGTCACCGAATTTGTCGAAGTCGGCCCCCAGAAGGTGCTTCAGGGACTCATCAAAAGAATCAGCAAGGCAGCCTCGATTGCAGGCGTCGATACCGCCGATCAGGTGGACGCCGCGCGCAATTAA
- a CDS encoding beta-ketoacyl-ACP synthase III: protein MKAAITTTAKYLPEEVLTNKDLERILDTNDEWITTRTGIRERRILRDPKKATAYMATEVANSLLEKRGISADEIDLIIVATMTPDMIFPSTACLVQGNIGATNAWGFDLSAACSGFVYGLHTGAQFIESGNCKKVMVIGADKMSSILDYEDRTTAILFGDGAGGVILEAAKEDGYGVLDARLYSDGLNGPNHLLMSGGGSLHPASHETVDQRMHFIRQDGRQVFKAAVTAMADVAVEMMERNGLTSDTIDWLVPHQANQRIMHATAERMGLPEEKVMMNIQNYGNTTAGTIPICLAELDEQKKIQTGSNLVLVSFGAGYTWGGVYVRWQ from the coding sequence ATGAAAGCAGCCATAACGACGACCGCCAAGTATCTGCCTGAAGAGGTGCTCACCAACAAAGATCTGGAGCGCATTCTCGATACCAACGACGAGTGGATCACCACGCGTACCGGAATCAGGGAGCGAAGAATCCTCCGCGATCCGAAGAAGGCAACCGCTTACATGGCTACCGAGGTCGCTAACAGCCTGCTTGAAAAGCGCGGTATTTCTGCCGACGAGATCGACCTGATCATCGTGGCGACCATGACCCCCGATATGATCTTCCCCTCGACCGCCTGCCTGGTACAGGGCAATATCGGAGCGACCAACGCCTGGGGCTTCGACCTTTCCGCCGCCTGCTCAGGCTTCGTTTACGGGCTGCACACCGGCGCGCAGTTCATCGAATCGGGCAACTGCAAAAAGGTGATGGTGATCGGCGCGGACAAGATGTCCTCCATTCTCGATTACGAAGACCGGACGACCGCCATCCTGTTCGGTGACGGCGCGGGCGGCGTGATTCTGGAAGCGGCAAAAGAGGATGGGTATGGAGTTCTCGACGCGCGGCTCTATTCGGACGGCCTCAATGGCCCGAACCATCTCCTGATGTCAGGTGGTGGCAGTCTCCATCCGGCCTCGCACGAAACGGTCGATCAGAGGATGCACTTCATCCGCCAGGATGGCCGCCAGGTATTCAAGGCTGCCGTGACCGCGATGGCCGACGTGGCCGTGGAGATGATGGAGCGCAACGGCCTCACCTCCGACACCATCGACTGGCTGGTGCCGCATCAGGCAAACCAGCGCATCATGCACGCCACCGCCGAGCGCATGGGCCTACCGGAAGAGAAGGTGATGATGAATATCCAGAACTACGGCAACACCACCGCAGGCACTATCCCGATCTGCCTGGCGGAGCTGGACGAACAGAAGAAAATCCAGACCGGCTCGAACCTCGTGCTGGTGAGCTTCGGAGCAGGCTACACCTGGGGCGGCGTTTACGTCCGCTGGCAGTAA
- the plsX gene encoding phosphate acyltransferase PlsX: MLTIVVDAMGGDNAPACVVEGTVEALRESGNRFEILLIGQEDKVTPLLKEYESESLNMRFMHAPEVITMEDVPAIAVKSKQESSLVQGLKLCKAKEADAFVSAGNTGAMMAASLFVLGRLPGVQRPTIYAYFPRLGEGLTNIVDVGANVDCKPEHLVQFAEMLTIYQRYAASIDNPTVGLLNIGEEEGKGPEYLKQTWNLLKAAAEEKKINFIGNVEGHDILAGKASIVVCDGLVGNTILKFGESIPHFLGSLFKPALEKMVVSGKLDQSAAALAGQAFKQIFEPFDVETFGGVPFLGVDGISIVGHGRSSSRAIKNMIYMAEHMIEQRVNERIAAMLS; encoded by the coding sequence ATGTTGACCATTGTCGTGGATGCCATGGGTGGCGACAATGCCCCGGCTTGCGTTGTCGAAGGCACCGTAGAGGCTCTTCGTGAAAGCGGAAACCGGTTCGAAATCCTGCTGATCGGGCAGGAAGACAAAGTCACCCCGCTCCTGAAGGAGTATGAGTCAGAGTCGCTGAACATGCGGTTCATGCATGCTCCCGAGGTCATCACCATGGAGGATGTTCCTGCTATCGCTGTCAAGTCGAAGCAGGAGTCGTCGCTTGTGCAGGGCCTGAAGCTCTGCAAAGCCAAAGAGGCCGACGCTTTCGTGAGCGCCGGAAACACCGGCGCAATGATGGCGGCATCCCTGTTCGTGCTCGGCAGGCTTCCCGGCGTGCAGCGCCCGACCATTTACGCTTACTTCCCCAGACTGGGCGAAGGACTCACCAACATCGTCGATGTCGGTGCCAACGTGGACTGCAAGCCGGAGCACCTGGTGCAGTTCGCCGAAATGCTGACGATTTACCAGCGCTACGCGGCCTCGATCGACAATCCGACCGTCGGCCTGCTCAATATCGGCGAAGAGGAGGGCAAAGGCCCTGAATATCTCAAGCAGACCTGGAATCTCCTGAAAGCGGCTGCCGAAGAAAAGAAGATCAACTTCATCGGCAACGTCGAAGGTCACGATATCCTTGCTGGAAAAGCCTCAATTGTCGTTTGCGACGGGCTTGTTGGCAACACTATTCTCAAATTCGGCGAAAGCATTCCGCACTTCCTCGGCTCGCTGTTCAAACCGGCGCTCGAAAAGATGGTGGTGTCTGGTAAGCTCGACCAGAGTGCTGCCGCACTGGCAGGCCAGGCTTTCAAGCAGATCTTCGAGCCGTTCGATGTAGAGACGTTCGGCGGTGTGCCGTTCCTCGGCGTCGACGGCATCTCGATCGTCGGCCACGGCCGTTCGTCGTCTCGCGCGATCAAGAATATGATTTATATGGCCGAGCACATGATCGAACAGCGCGTCAACGAGCGTATCGCAGCAATGCTCTCCTGA
- the rpmF gene encoding 50S ribosomal protein L32: MANPKAKMSKSRRDKRRAQFNARTKAAVTVVCPNCGEPTLPHRACRHCGHYKGRQVTGKVVVA; encoded by the coding sequence ATGGCCAACCCGAAAGCCAAGATGTCCAAGTCCAGAAGGGACAAAAGGAGAGCACAGTTCAACGCCCGCACCAAGGCAGCTGTAACCGTCGTTTGCCCGAACTGCGGCGAGCCGACCCTTCCGCATCGCGCCTGCCGTCACTGCGGCCACTACAAAGGTCGTCAGGTTACCGGCAAAGTTGTCGTCGCTTAA
- a CDS encoding YceD family protein — protein MAREKALIGIRLAGLSEGVHEFEFNCMAAEFGDPALSEAGFSEEVSVNVTVEKMEGEMIVTLKTFAVADLTCDLCLAPITAELNGSYRIFYSYEQANERDEEYRLIDRNTVSLDLTEDVRETLLLSVPMKVTCTDNPDCRVFHQEELGEPGEDRKPDSDWQESLEKLKNKYR, from the coding sequence ATGGCCAGGGAAAAAGCGCTGATCGGGATTCGCCTTGCCGGGCTCTCAGAGGGAGTCCATGAGTTTGAATTCAACTGCATGGCGGCTGAATTCGGCGATCCGGCCCTTTCCGAGGCCGGGTTTTCAGAAGAGGTTTCGGTCAACGTAACCGTCGAGAAAATGGAGGGCGAGATGATCGTCACCCTGAAGACGTTTGCTGTTGCCGACCTGACCTGTGACCTGTGCCTTGCACCAATCACAGCTGAGCTGAACGGTTCGTACCGCATCTTTTACAGCTATGAGCAGGCAAATGAGCGAGATGAGGAGTACCGCCTCATCGACAGAAACACTGTTTCGCTCGACCTGACCGAAGATGTCCGCGAGACTCTGCTGCTTTCTGTCCCGATGAAAGTAACCTGCACGGACAATCCCGATTGTCGGGTTTTCCATCAGGAAGAGCTGGGCGAACCGGGTGAAGACAGAAAGCCCGACAGCGACTGGCAGGAATCGCTCGAAAAACTGAAAAACAAGTATCGTTAA
- a CDS encoding GIY-YIG nuclease family protein, with protein sequence MSDLSALSTVTPDFVDNPIPYFLYILKSEVADRYYVGVSSNPQRRLEYHNGFEKGFTSRYRPWAIVFTRKYPSKAQALVAETTVKAWKSSKMIERLIAGEAVLL encoded by the coding sequence GTGTCCGATCTGTCCGCCTTGTCCACCGTTACCCCTGATTTCGTGGATAACCCGATCCCGTACTTCCTTTATATCCTCAAATCCGAAGTGGCTGATCGCTATTACGTTGGTGTCTCGTCGAACCCGCAACGTCGTTTGGAGTATCACAATGGTTTCGAGAAAGGCTTTACCTCCCGTTACCGACCATGGGCAATTGTCTTCACCAGAAAGTATCCATCAAAAGCTCAAGCTCTTGTAGCCGAAACAACCGTTAAGGCTTGGAAAAGCAGCAAGATGATTGAACGGTTAATCGCTGGCGAGGCGGTGCTTTTGTAA
- a CDS encoding META domain-containing protein: protein MLRYLFVLLFAVLTACAPRYASQSDSGTPKLFRTWWRVERIEGEKAEFIRGQRRDMHIILYSSKKMVGSGGCNQINGSFKQSPGFIRFGPIASTKMMCQSGVMARDRAFVKALRKSRSYRINGPHLKLYDQSGHEVLRFMAVKQR, encoded by the coding sequence ATGCTTAGATACCTTTTCGTTCTCCTCTTCGCGGTGCTTACCGCTTGCGCGCCTCGCTATGCTTCGCAATCGGATTCGGGAACGCCGAAACTGTTCAGAACGTGGTGGCGGGTTGAGCGGATCGAGGGAGAGAAAGCGGAGTTCATTCGCGGACAGCGGCGGGATATGCATATCATCCTGTATTCATCGAAGAAGATGGTCGGTTCTGGCGGCTGCAACCAGATCAACGGTTCGTTCAAGCAATCGCCGGGCTTCATCCGTTTCGGGCCGATCGCATCAACGAAGATGATGTGCCAATCCGGGGTAATGGCGCGCGACAGGGCGTTTGTTAAAGCATTGCGCAAAAGCCGCAGTTACAGAATCAATGGACCGCATCTGAAGCTGTATGACCAGTCTGGGCACGAGGTTTTACGCTTCATGGCAGTGAAGCAGAGGTAA
- the leuA gene encoding 2-isopropylmalate synthase, which produces MSTMNYRKYASYTPVGLKDRTWPDKIITKAPIWCSVDLRDGNQALPIPMSVEEKVEFFKLLVSVGFKEIEVGFPSASATEFAFVRRLIEENIIPDDVSIQVLTQSREHLIRRTFEAIKGAKNAIVHLYNSTSRQQRDVVFRMSREEIISIAVAGTRLVRELKEESGNPGIRFEYSPESFTGTELDYALDVCHAVMDEWGASAENKVILNLPSTVELSTPNVYADRIEWFCRNIKDRDAVLFSVHAHNDRGTAVATSELAVMAGADRIEGALFGNGERCGNMDIIIMALNLMTQGVDPELDFSNLPHIKQVYSRCTRMTVHPRHPYSGDLVYTAFSGSHQDAISKGMKMHKRAPEGIWDVPYLPIDPQDVGCNYEAIVRINSQSGKGGIAYLLEKQYGIQIPKWMQPDFGTAVQEVTDRTGEELSAEQIHELFQKEYIGATEPYLMKKCTISWSDEDPDRNDEVATIVSASMVGPKGEFTFKAKGNGPLDAFVRGMVSHTGIDFHVDEYTEHAIGHSSDAMAIAYIRLSFDDVALVCGSGIDSNISLASIKAIVSALNRYKKA; this is translated from the coding sequence ATGAGTACGATGAATTACCGGAAATATGCATCCTATACGCCGGTCGGCCTGAAAGACCGTACCTGGCCCGACAAAATCATTACCAAAGCGCCGATCTGGTGCAGCGTGGATCTGCGTGACGGCAACCAGGCACTGCCGATTCCCATGAGCGTCGAAGAGAAGGTCGAATTTTTCAAGCTGCTGGTCTCTGTCGGCTTCAAGGAGATCGAAGTCGGCTTTCCGTCAGCTTCGGCTACGGAGTTCGCGTTCGTGCGCCGGTTGATCGAGGAAAATATCATCCCGGATGATGTGAGCATTCAGGTGCTGACCCAGTCGCGCGAACATCTGATCCGCCGCACCTTCGAGGCAATCAAGGGGGCGAAAAACGCTATCGTGCACCTCTACAACTCGACCTCACGCCAGCAGCGTGACGTGGTGTTCCGCATGAGCCGCGAGGAGATTATCTCCATCGCTGTGGCCGGCACGCGCCTGGTTCGCGAGCTGAAAGAGGAAAGTGGCAATCCGGGCATCCGCTTCGAGTACAGCCCCGAAAGCTTCACCGGCACCGAGCTGGACTACGCGCTGGACGTGTGCCACGCGGTAATGGACGAGTGGGGCGCATCGGCGGAGAACAAGGTGATCCTGAACCTGCCCTCCACGGTCGAGCTTTCGACTCCGAACGTCTACGCCGACCGCATCGAGTGGTTTTGCCGCAACATCAAGGATCGCGATGCGGTACTCTTCAGCGTGCACGCTCACAACGACCGCGGCACGGCGGTGGCAACCTCCGAGCTGGCCGTGATGGCGGGCGCGGATCGCATCGAGGGCGCGCTGTTCGGCAATGGTGAGCGGTGCGGCAACATGGACATCATCATCATGGCGCTGAACCTGATGACGCAAGGTGTCGATCCGGAGCTCGATTTCTCCAACCTGCCGCATATCAAGCAGGTCTACTCCCGCTGCACCCGCATGACTGTGCATCCGCGCCACCCTTACTCGGGCGATCTGGTCTATACGGCCTTCTCTGGCTCGCACCAGGATGCCATCAGCAAGGGCATGAAAATGCACAAGCGCGCTCCCGAAGGCATCTGGGATGTGCCCTATCTGCCGATCGACCCGCAGGATGTTGGCTGCAACTACGAGGCGATCGTGAGAATCAACAGTCAGTCGGGCAAGGGTGGCATCGCTTATCTTCTGGAAAAACAGTACGGCATCCAGATTCCGAAGTGGATGCAGCCCGATTTCGGTACGGCCGTGCAGGAGGTGACCGACCGCACCGGCGAGGAGCTGAGCGCCGAACAGATTCACGAGCTGTTCCAGAAGGAGTACATCGGCGCAACCGAGCCCTATCTGATGAAGAAGTGCACTATCAGCTGGAGCGACGAAGATCCGGATCGCAACGACGAGGTCGCCACTATCGTCAGCGCCTCGATGGTCGGCCCCAAGGGCGAGTTCACCTTCAAGGCGAAGGGCAACGGGCCGCTGGATGCGTTTGTGCGCGGCATGGTGAGCCACACCGGCATCGATTTCCATGTCGATGAATACACGGAGCACGCCATAGGCCACAGCTCCGACGCGATGGCTATCGCCTACATCCGCCTCTCGTTCGATGACGTGGCGCTGGTGTGCGGATCGGGCATCGACTCGAACATCAGCCTCGCCTCCATCAAAGCGATCGTCAGTGCGCTGAACCGCTACAAAAAGGCTTGA
- a CDS encoding metal ABC transporter solute-binding protein, Zn/Mn family — protein MLLIPLLNGCAGKTESNKLQVVASIEPLAWFTERIGGDRVSVSVMVPSGGNPHTYEPTPKQMAQVSHAALFVKAGSGVEFELDWMQRLIDLNKSMAVCNASEGVALLPMGETEQDAAVEPADQHQHGHLDPHFWLSPKNARLIAKNVERSLVAIDPDGKAYYAANRTAVDQELQQLDEQIRKQLAGLQNRSFLVFHPAWGYFAHDYGLTQIAAEEEGKTLTPRQMERVIEEARREGIKAVFVSPEFSTAQANAIAQDIGGATVTVDPLARDYLQNLHQAAAAFARGMQ, from the coding sequence TTGCTGCTCATACCATTGCTGAATGGATGCGCCGGCAAAACAGAGTCGAACAAGTTGCAGGTCGTGGCCTCCATCGAGCCGCTGGCGTGGTTCACGGAGCGCATCGGCGGTGACAGGGTGTCGGTTTCGGTTATGGTGCCTTCCGGTGGCAATCCGCACACCTACGAGCCGACGCCGAAGCAGATGGCCCAGGTCAGCCATGCGGCACTGTTCGTAAAGGCCGGTTCGGGCGTCGAGTTCGAACTTGACTGGATGCAGCGCCTGATCGATCTCAACAAAAGCATGGCAGTGTGCAATGCCTCCGAGGGGGTCGCGCTGCTGCCGATGGGCGAGACGGAGCAAGACGCCGCAGTTGAACCGGCCGACCAGCATCAGCACGGCCACCTCGATCCTCACTTCTGGCTCTCTCCGAAAAATGCCCGACTGATTGCGAAGAACGTCGAGCGCTCGCTCGTGGCTATCGATCCGGATGGCAAGGCGTATTACGCAGCCAACCGGACCGCAGTTGATCAGGAGTTGCAACAGCTTGACGAACAGATTCGCAAGCAACTAGCCGGACTGCAAAACCGCAGCTTTCTTGTGTTCCATCCCGCCTGGGGCTACTTTGCCCATGACTATGGACTGACGCAGATCGCCGCCGAAGAGGAGGGCAAGACGCTGACGCCGCGCCAGATGGAGCGGGTGATCGAAGAGGCGCGGCGCGAGGGCATCAAAGCGGTGTTCGTTTCGCCCGAGTTCAGCACGGCGCAGGCCAACGCTATCGCGCAGGACATCGGCGGCGCGACGGTGACGGTCGATCCGCTGGCTCGCGACTATCTTCAGAATCTTCACCAGGCGGCAGCGGCCTTTGCGCGGGGGATGCAATGA